The following coding sequences are from one Bradyrhizobium sp. WSM471 window:
- the petA gene encoding ubiquinol-cytochrome c reductase iron-sulfur subunit yields the protein MTTASSADHPTRRDFLFVATGAAAAVGGAAALWPFISQMNPDASTIAAGAPIEVDLSPVAEGQDIKVFWRGKPIYISHRTKKQIDEARAVNVASLPDPQSDEARVKSGHDQWLVVIGICTHLGCIPIAHEGNYDGFFCPCHGSQYDSSGRIRQGPAPANLPVPPYQFVSDTKIQIG from the coding sequence GTGACGACAGCGTCTTCGGCGGACCATCCGACACGCCGTGATTTCTTATTCGTTGCAACGGGGGCAGCTGCAGCAGTAGGGGGCGCAGCTGCGCTCTGGCCCTTTATCTCCCAAATGAATCCTGATGCGTCGACCATCGCCGCCGGTGCGCCGATCGAGGTCGATCTCAGCCCGGTCGCCGAGGGGCAGGACATCAAGGTGTTCTGGCGCGGCAAGCCGATCTATATCAGCCACCGCACCAAGAAGCAGATCGACGAGGCGCGCGCCGTCAACGTGGCGAGCCTGCCCGATCCGCAGTCCGACGAGGCCCGGGTCAAGTCCGGCCATGATCAGTGGCTGGTCGTGATCGGCATCTGCACCCATCTCGGCTGCATCCCGATCGCCCATGAAGGCAATTACGACGGGTTCTTCTGCCCCTGCCATGGTTCGCAGTACGATTCGTCCGGCCGCATCCGCCAGGGGCCCGCGCCCGCGAACCTGCCGGTGCCGCCGTACCAGTTCGTTTCCGACACCAAAATCCAGATCGGCTGA
- the queE gene encoding 7-carboxy-7-deazaguanine synthase, which translates to MSYAVKEIFLTLQGEGAHAGRASVFCRFAGCNLWSGREADRSAATCKFCDTDFVGTDGTLGGRYGSAAELADTIAAQWTASTDNRYVVLTGGEPLLQVDTALVDALHARGFEIGVETNGTIAPPEGLDWICVSPKGGSDLVIGRGHELKLVYPQPLAMPEAFASLAFERFSLQPMDGPEVAQNTAGAIDYCLNHPQWRLSVQTHKSLGIR; encoded by the coding sequence TTGAGTTACGCGGTCAAGGAAATCTTCCTGACCCTGCAAGGCGAAGGCGCCCATGCCGGGCGCGCGTCCGTATTTTGCCGTTTTGCCGGCTGCAACCTCTGGAGCGGGCGCGAGGCGGATCGCAGCGCGGCCACCTGCAAATTCTGCGACACCGATTTCGTCGGCACCGACGGCACGCTCGGCGGGCGCTATGGCTCGGCCGCGGAACTCGCCGACACCATCGCCGCGCAATGGACAGCTTCCACCGACAACCGCTATGTGGTGCTCACCGGCGGCGAGCCGTTGCTTCAGGTCGATACCGCGCTGGTCGACGCGCTCCATGCCCGCGGCTTCGAGATCGGGGTCGAGACCAACGGCACCATCGCCCCGCCCGAGGGGCTCGACTGGATCTGCGTCAGTCCGAAGGGCGGCAGCGATCTGGTGATCGGGCGCGGCCACGAGCTGAAGCTGGTCTATCCGCAGCCGCTCGCCATGCCGGAGGCCTTCGCGAGCCTCGCCTTCGAGCGCTTCTCGCTGCAGCCGATGGACGGGCCCGAGGTCGCCCAAAACACCGCGGGCGCAATCGACTATTGCCTCAATCATCCGCAATGGCGGCTCAGCGTCCAGACGCATAAGTCGCTCGGTATCAGATAG
- a CDS encoding tRNA (cytidine(34)-2'-O)-methyltransferase — protein MQIALFQPDIPQNTGTILRLCACLDVAAHIIEPAGFPVSDRHFRRAGMDYLDQVSIVRHDSWSKFEQWRAAQGARLLLFTTKGATDYRDFRYQTADILLFGRESAGVTEAVVDAADARLVIPIAPGLRSLNVAMTAAMAAGEALRQLRNPQV, from the coding sequence ATGCAGATCGCACTTTTCCAACCCGACATCCCCCAGAACACCGGTACGATTCTCAGGCTCTGCGCCTGTCTGGACGTGGCCGCCCATATCATCGAACCGGCGGGCTTCCCGGTCTCGGACCGGCATTTCCGCCGGGCGGGAATGGACTACCTCGATCAGGTCAGCATCGTCAGGCACGACTCCTGGTCGAAATTCGAGCAATGGCGGGCGGCGCAGGGCGCCCGCCTGCTGCTGTTCACCACCAAAGGCGCGACCGACTACCGCGATTTCCGTTACCAGACGGCGGACATCCTGCTATTCGGGCGCGAGAGCGCCGGCGTCACCGAGGCGGTGGTCGACGCCGCGGACGCGCGGCTGGTGATCCCGATCGCTCCGGGGCTGCGGTCGCTCAATGTCGCCATGACCGCGGCGATGGCCGCAGGCGAAGCGCTGCGGCAGCTCCGGAACCCGCAAGTTTGA
- a CDS encoding 6-carboxytetrahydropterin synthase encodes MWELTKSFRFEAAHSLSGTTFGAASEEIHGHSFRAEVTLRGTPDPKTGMVVDLGLVQRAIEDVRMILDHKYLNKIEALGTPTLENLSRFVWERLAPIGKLTRVSIHRDSCNESCTYYGPQG; translated from the coding sequence ATGTGGGAATTGACGAAATCGTTTCGCTTCGAGGCGGCGCACTCATTGTCGGGAACGACGTTCGGCGCGGCCAGCGAAGAGATCCACGGCCACTCCTTCCGCGCCGAGGTGACGCTGCGCGGCACGCCCGATCCCAAAACCGGCATGGTGGTCGACCTCGGCCTGGTCCAGCGCGCCATCGAAGACGTGCGCATGATTCTGGACCATAAGTATCTCAACAAGATCGAGGCACTGGGCACACCGACGCTGGAAAACCTCTCGCGCTTCGTCTGGGAGCGGCTGGCCCCTATCGGCAAGCTCACCCGCGTCAGCATCCACCGCGACAGTTGCAACGAGAGCTGCACCTATTATGGGCCGCAAGGCTGA